A single window of Athene noctua chromosome 1, bAthNoc1.hap1.1, whole genome shotgun sequence DNA harbors:
- the KLHL15 gene encoding kelch-like protein 15, which yields MAGDVEGFSSSIHDTSVSAGFRALYEEGLLLDVTLVIEDHQFQAHKALLATQSDYFRIMFTADMRERDQDKIHLKGLTATGFSHVLQFMYYGTIELSMNTVHEILQAAMYVQLIEVVKFCCSFLLAKICLENCAEIMRLLDDFGVNIEGVREKLDSFLLENFVPLMSRPDFLSYLSFEKLMSYLDNDHLSRFPEIELYEAVQAWLRHDRRRWRHTDTIIQNIRFCLMTPSSVFEKVKTSEFYRYSRQLRHEVDQAMNYFHSVHQQPLMEMKSNKIRSAKPQTAVFRGMIGHSMVNSKILLLHKPRVWWELEGPQVPLRPDCLAIVNNFVFLLGGEELGPDGEFHASSKVFRYDPRQNTWLRMADMSVPRSEFAVGVIGRYVYAVAGRTRDETFYSTERYDITEDKWEFVDPYPVNKYGHEGTVLGNKLYITGGITSSSTSKQVCVFDPSKEGTVEQRTRRTQVVTNCWENKCKMNYARCFHKMISYNGKLYVFGGVCVILRASFESQGCPSTEVYDPDTDQWTILASMPIGRSGHGVAVLDKQIMVLGGLCYNGHYSDSILTFDPEENKWKEDEYPRMPCKLDGLQVCSLHFPEYVLEHVRRCS from the exons ATGGCAGGGGACGTGGAAGGGTTTAGCTCCTCCATCCATGACACCAGTGTCTCTGCTGGATTCAGAGCACTGTATGAGGAGGGATTGCTTCTTGATGTCACACTTGTCATTGAAGACCACCAATTTCAGGCCCATAAAGCACTGCTTGCCACCCAGAGTGATTACTTCAGGATTATGTTCACAGCTGATATGCGAGAACGAGATCAGGACAAAATCCATTTGAAAGGTCTGACAGCTACAGGCTTCAGTCATGTCCTCCAATTCATGTACTATGGAACTATTGAACTGAGTATGAACACTGTTCATGAAATCCTTCAGGCTGCCATGTATGTCCAGCTTATAGAGGTGGTAAAATTTTGCTGCTCTTTTCTCTTAGCTAAAATCTGCTTAGAAAACTGTGCAGAAATTATGAGACTTCTGGATGATTTTGGTGTAAACATCGAAGGAGTTAGGGAAAAATTGGACTCCTTTCTGCTAGAGAATTTTGTGCCACTCATGTCCAGACCTGACTTCCTTTCATATCTGAGCTTTGAGAAGCTCATGTCTTACTTGGATAATGATCATCTGAGCAGGTTTCCAGAGATAGAGCTGTATGAAGCTGTTCAGGCCTGGCTGCGCCATGATAGAAGACGCTGGAGGCATACGGACACCATCATTCAGAACATCAGGTTTTGTTTGATGACACCATCCAGTGTTTTTGAGAAG GTAAAAACATCAGAGTTTTATCGATACTCCCGGCAGCTGCGACATGAGGTTGACCAAGCCATGAATTACTTTCATAGCGTTCACCAACAGCCTTTGATGGAAATGAAATCGAACAAAATTCGTTCTGCCAAACCCCAGACTGCAGTATTTAGAGGAATGATAGGACACAGTATGGTAAACAGTAAAATTCTTCTCTTGCACAAACCAAGGGTCTGGTGGGAACTAGAGGGTCCTCAAGTACCTTTACGACCAGACTGCCTTGCCATTGTGAATAACTTTGTGTTCCTATTAGGTGGGGAAGAACTGGGGCCGGATGGTGAGTTTCATGCTTCATCCAAAGTGTTTAGATATGACCCAAGACAGAACACTTGGTTACGAATGGCAGACATGTCTGTTCCACGTTCTGAGTTTGCTGTTGGAGTTATTGGGAGGTATGTTTATGCAGTGGCTGGGAGAACCAGGGATGAAACGTTTTACTCAACTGAACGGTATGATATCACTGAAGATAAATGGGAATTTGTGGATCCCTATCCAGTCAATAAATACGGACATGAAGGGACTGTGCTTGGTAACAAGTTGTATATCACTGGTGGAATTACATCATCTTCAACTTCTAAGCAAGTGTGTGTGTTTGATCCCAGTAAAGAAGGGACAGTAGAGCAGCGAACAAGGAGAACTCAAGTGGTCACTAACTGTTGGGAgaacaaatgcaaaatgaattatGCAAGATGCTTTCACAAAATGATTTCTTATAATGGTAAACTTTATGTCTTTGGTGGTGTCTGTGTGATCCTGAGGGCCTCCTTTGAATCTCAAGGATGTCCTTCCACAGAGGTTTATGACCCAGATACTGATCAATGGACTATATTGGCTTCTATGCCAATTGGTAGGAGTGGTCATGGTGTAGCTGTTCTGGACAAACAGATAATGGTTCTTGGAGGCCTTTGTTACAATGGTCATTACAGTGATTCAATTCTCACCTTTGATCCagaggaaaacaaatggaaagaagATGAATATCCAAGGATGCCGTGCAAGCTGGATGGCTTACAGGTCTGCAGCTTGCACTTCCCTGAATATGTTCTGGAGCATGTTAGACGCTGCAGCTAA